The DNA segment atcagTAACTAACTGTTCTTGCGAATTTTGCATTGCTAGGTTCCATGCGCAGCTAAATTTGCCAAGACCAAGAAAGAGGTTGTTCCGGCGTGTTCAGGGAACAAAAGACCAACATTGGCGAATGTTAAACCCACTGGCGCAGCTATTTTTCCGAAGGCTAATTCTTTCCCTGTAAGGGATGAAGCTCCTCCTCCGGTTGCCACCGTTACTGTTCCGGCTCCGGTGGTGGATGTTTCACCTAGTAAATCAGATGCAATGTCGGTTTCTATGGATGAGTCAATGTCTTCTTGTGACTCCTTCAAGAGCCCTGACATTGAATATGTGGACAACATCGATGTTGCAGCCGTTGATTCAATTGAGAGGAAAACATTCAGCAATCTCAACATCTCTGATTCTACAGAAGGTTTCTTTTTTTCCCCCACATTTgctagaaaataataattatttggtcatatctataaaataaattaatgtcttCTAATGTAGTGATATTGATTGATATGTTTGCAGGGAACATTTGTAGTAGAGACATACTTGTTGAGTTGGAGAAGGGAGAAAATTTTGTCAATGTTGATAATAATTACGCGGATCCTCAGCTCTGTGCAACCTTTGCTTGTGATATCTACAAGCACCTTCGTGCATCTGAGGTAAAGCTAAGCTACATTTGAACTATTAAAGTGTTATctgttgttataattttttcatgacCAGAAAACATGCCAAACGTAGCTATTAGTATTagtataattattgttttaagtAGTCTTATCGTTTCCAATTTTTGAAATCTTAGGCAAAGAAAAGGCCTTCCACAGACTTCATGGAGAGAATTCAGAAGGAGATAAACCCCAGCATGCGTGCTATATTGATTGACTGGCTTGTGGAGGTAACTAATGTTTGTTGATAGCTAACACATGTTAAATTCAGAAGTGTTAACATTATTATATTGCAAATGGGGACATCCaagtaatattttattgttgGGAACATCATTGTTCAAATTATAGTTCAGTATTACACCTCATTGTGTGTATATGGCTATATGCTAATCTCAATTTCTAATTGCAGGTGGCTGAAGAGTATAGACTAGTACCTGATACATTGTATTTGACAGTAAACTACATTGATCGGTATCTTTCAGGGAATGTGATGAACAGACAAAGGTTACAATTACTTGGTGTTGCCTCCATGATGATTGCCTCGTAAGGAAGCTAACAAGCCCCTCTTGATTTTTCTAATTGATGGGTTTTTTACCATTTTTCTTTCTAGCATTGATTTATAAATGCATGAATGCAGTAACGATATTTGGTTTTATGTTCTTGTTGGCAGTAAATACGAGGAAATTTGTGCGCCTCAGGTGGAGGAATTTTGTTACATAACTGATAACACATACTTCAAAGAAGAGGTTTGGGTTGAATTCTCTTGCGGCTTCAAGttatatttgtttatgtatGTATTTGAGGTGCACATATCTCAAGCAAAATCATTCGATGCAGGTTTTGCAGATGGAATCTGCTGTCTTGAATTTTCTCAAGTTTGAAATGACAGCCCCAACAGTAAAATGTTTCTTGAGGTAGTAGTTAACAAATAACTATGAGATTGACCGTCTGAAGTTCTTTGAAACAATTCTAATGcaaaacttttttctttgttgataTGCTTTACAGAAGATTTGTACGTGCAGCTCAAGGAGTCGATGAGGTATTATCCTCTCTTCAGTTGGATTTTTATGCATCTGTgtaataggaaatgttcaaaCAATGTTGGACCATTTTGTCCAAACACGTATATTGACCATTTTGTTGTTTGTTCTTGTACtgcatttatttatattgtgactgcacataattattattactaaGAATTCCATTTCTGAAGTATTGCCCCCATTTTTTCCGTGGTTTTTCAGGTCCCTTCCCTACAACTAGAGTGCTTGACAAACTATATTGCCGAATTGTCTCTCATGGAGTACAGTATGCTTGGTTATGCTCCATCACTTATAGCCGCTTCTGCAATTTTCCTGGCCAAATTCATACTTTTCCCTTCAAAGAAACCATGGGTATGTTGCTAATAACAAAGAATTATGTGGCACCAACTTGTTGGTATTTTATGTTTCG comes from the Glycine soja cultivar W05 chromosome 6, ASM419377v2, whole genome shotgun sequence genome and includes:
- the LOC114415440 gene encoding cyclin-A1-1-like → MSTQNRRSSFSSSTTSSLAKRHVSASTTSSSLAAPANMAKKRPPLSNLTNTVAHRNSSSLVPCAAKFAKTKKEVVPACSGNKRPTLANVKPTGAAIFPKANSFPVRDEAPPPVATVTVPAPVVDVSPSKSDAMSVSMDESMSSCDSFKSPDIEYVDNIDVAAVDSIERKTFSNLNISDSTEGNICSRDILVELEKGENFVNVDNNYADPQLCATFACDIYKHLRASEAKKRPSTDFMERIQKEINPSMRAILIDWLVEVAEEYRLVPDTLYLTVNYIDRYLSGNVMNRQRLQLLGVASMMIASKYEEICAPQVEEFCYITDNTYFKEEVLQMESAVLNFLKFEMTAPTVKCFLRRFVRAAQGVDEVPSLQLECLTNYIAELSLMEYSMLGYAPSLIAASAIFLAKFILFPSKKPWTSTLQHYTLYKPSDLCVCVRDLHRLCCNSPNSNLPAIREKYSQHKYKYVAKKYCPPSIPPEFFQN